The Nitrospira tepida genome includes a window with the following:
- the purU gene encoding formyltetrahydrofolate deformylase, producing MTESPSAVVLLIHCPDRKGIVARVAGFINEFGGNILDSDHHTDREAGEFLMRTVFALEGFQLPPAEIAAAFAPIAKVFGMRYEVHFIPAHPKVALLVSKQDHCLADLLQRQRRGELPIDVPVIISNHDTCAMWAELYKIPFHVFPVTKDSKPEQEQRVISVLKQQDVHLVVLARYMQILSGEFLRAVGCPVINIHHSFLPAFIGANPYRQAYERGVKLIGATAHYATEELDEGPIIEQDVIRVGHRDSVEDLVRKGRDLEELVLARAVRLHVERRVIVYGRRTVVFD from the coding sequence ATGACTGAGTCGCCTTCTGCCGTGGTGTTGCTCATCCACTGTCCGGACCGCAAGGGCATCGTCGCCCGGGTGGCGGGATTCATCAATGAGTTCGGGGGGAATATCCTCGATTCGGACCACCACACGGACCGCGAGGCGGGCGAATTTCTCATGCGGACGGTGTTTGCGCTGGAAGGGTTTCAGCTTCCCCCGGCTGAGATCGCCGCGGCCTTCGCGCCGATCGCGAAGGTGTTCGGGATGCGCTACGAGGTTCATTTCATTCCGGCTCATCCGAAGGTGGCCCTCTTGGTCTCCAAGCAGGACCATTGCCTGGCCGATCTGCTTCAGCGGCAGCGGCGCGGCGAATTGCCCATCGACGTGCCGGTCATCATTTCGAATCACGACACCTGCGCCATGTGGGCCGAGTTGTACAAGATCCCGTTCCATGTCTTTCCCGTGACGAAAGACAGCAAGCCGGAGCAGGAGCAGCGGGTGATCTCAGTCCTCAAGCAACAGGACGTGCATCTGGTGGTCTTGGCTCGGTACATGCAGATTCTCAGCGGCGAGTTCTTGCGCGCGGTCGGCTGTCCCGTCATCAATATCCACCATTCGTTCCTGCCGGCCTTCATCGGCGCCAATCCCTATCGGCAGGCCTACGAGCGGGGCGTGAAGCTGATCGGGGCCACGGCCCACTACGCGACCGAAGAATTGGATGAAGGGCCGATCATCGAGCAGGACGTCATCCGCGTGGGGCATCGAGACTCGGTGGAGGACCTGGTTCGCAAGGGGAGGGATCTGGAGGAGTTGGTCCTCGCGCGGGCGGTCCGGCTCCACGTCGAACGCCGCGTGATCGTCTACGGTAGACGGACCGTGGTGTTCGACTGA
- the radC gene encoding RadC family protein, whose translation MARNGKISSKGIGGWPESERPRERLLRQGAQSVTDAELVAILLRVGVQGMSAIELARHILEKFGSLRALGEAPLSALFAVKGLKGAKAAQLVAAMEVARRVSVPDGRKRITIKNTNQAEAYLRSRLQGLPEEHFRVLFLNRRGTLIEDALLAVGAVDQVRPPIRLLVARALQANASAVILGHNHPSGVADASESDRLFTEDLYAALKPIGIKLLDHLIFGERDTFSFADNGLMDEVALNVG comes from the coding sequence ATGGCACGGAACGGAAAAATAAGTTCGAAAGGCATCGGGGGATGGCCAGAGAGCGAACGTCCGCGGGAGCGGTTATTACGCCAGGGCGCACAGTCTGTAACGGATGCAGAGTTGGTGGCGATCCTCCTGCGGGTCGGCGTACAGGGGATGAGTGCCATCGAATTGGCTCGGCACATTCTTGAGAAATTTGGCTCACTTCGAGCTCTGGGTGAAGCCCCGCTCTCGGCACTTTTCGCTGTCAAAGGTTTGAAAGGTGCAAAGGCGGCTCAGTTGGTTGCTGCGATGGAAGTAGCGCGGCGGGTGTCTGTGCCTGACGGGCGAAAACGCATTACGATCAAGAATACAAATCAGGCAGAGGCCTATCTTCGATCGCGATTGCAGGGACTCCCGGAAGAACATTTCAGGGTACTGTTCCTGAATCGACGCGGAACATTGATAGAAGACGCGTTGCTGGCTGTGGGTGCAGTTGACCAGGTCAGGCCACCGATACGACTTCTTGTAGCGAGGGCGCTGCAGGCCAACGCAAGTGCAGTAATCCTGGGTCATAATCATCCATCAGGTGTCGCCGACGCGAGTGAGTCAGATCGGCTTTTCACTGAGGACTTGTACGCCGCTCTGAAGCCGATCGGAATCAAACTGCTGGATCACCTCATTTTTGGTGAACGCGACACCTTCAGTTTCGCTGATAATGGTCTTATGGACGAGGTGGCGCTGAATGTTGGTTGA
- a CDS encoding AAA domain-containing protein, translating to MALRDPVQERVVSTYIRRLLGGVGRSAILRAFPTRTVKRIDLARLRIAGEPAPEELVQGLVKPEGRYRLVFRHYREPGERGKQSQALFTTLRTKLAREAQAAHRETGLWMLWLAYPLLYVPHPSAEHDEYLLAPLFLWPIKIESGALPEGEVLLTRQKGAPRFNRIAWQWIRRNLDFDPPEPTGHDLLELASFDDLRRLVGQSCGGFRPVLNTRLGPSIEAVPERNTLEQVNEPKLFDAGIVGLIQWENMELLADLEKLHGMEELEGPAGDVLRERERPQATPLQPPPEVERFLVTDSDHTQEIAIWMARRPEGAVIHGPPGTGKSQVIVNIVADTLARGEKALVVCQKKAALDVVATRLRKVGLGELFIQVDDAESDRRRVIEMLRDQEQLVLPYNGNERTRIAQEIERIEKEFQEYATALFHVRERHGVSYRTMLARIARIEREHPDVRPLAGIREILKHTNDTELCRLLEALKQIEGLFWEADVPNNPWLQGREDLTGDRYQLEQIEGDLERAVPVAEKADEWAGQQASVGGELVGSLEAIRDAAERLAQLWPALDSSVVSEVIPPKEAVSRIEDIDYRRIARAVERVIAKQGSLFRIFSRTFYRDRQIIRNFVERYEWSKDPLAGEIFHRIAEQASAAAACEIVLKTLGKWFKDSYVNSLCNSIRTGSAAAPCLRRLKEYLPRLPILLRYLATVSGLDQRGREVVGALETASAGIPRNWPKVVELSALLAWVGNAERDSPILRRLTPELYDANRTRLVDLVKQKRGLESQAIRAQWASKWPTIDHRWRRGLRFRGPRSQRLREIVETGAGRGLFDLRPCWLVNPGTASQIFPLRSSLFDVVIFDEASQCPPEYALPALYRGRRTAVAGDGKQLPPTMFFKAAFDFDIEEDGEGETHQNDGERQAEDQMDIGIASGADDLLSLAQARLPDAHLNVHYRSLDPVLIAFSNAAFYRNRLESPEPAVRVTQEGGAPALFIERVDGVYQADRTNPDEARRVAAFLKQLWQSPRNRPTVGVVTFNEAQRETIEDLLETEAARDTDFRLSYERELTRVEDGEDVGFFVKSLEAVQGDERDVILFSTTYGRRTDGRFIRSTLGPINRQGGERRLNVAITRAKRWVRIFTSLPVHELASALTPGAVETADAAGRAMLQLYLAYAEHIAKGEREAALAILGRALELSGGLEEHRGPVGAEESEFEIEVREALCETLDLEIDPQVSSGSFRIDLGIRAPDGGGYILGVECDGKAYHSAPSARAYDYWRQAVLEQRGWRIHRIWSTAWRNDRAREIHKVEQRITKILQSCRS from the coding sequence ATGGCTCTCCGCGATCCAGTTCAGGAGCGGGTAGTTTCAACTTACATCCGTCGGCTTCTCGGCGGGGTCGGTCGTAGCGCGATCCTGAGGGCATTTCCGACACGTACGGTTAAACGGATCGATCTAGCTCGGCTCCGCATTGCCGGCGAACCCGCACCGGAAGAACTTGTCCAAGGCCTCGTAAAGCCGGAAGGCCGATATCGCCTTGTCTTCCGCCATTATCGGGAGCCTGGTGAACGTGGTAAGCAGAGCCAGGCGCTATTCACCACTCTTCGCACGAAGCTCGCCCGCGAAGCTCAGGCCGCCCATCGCGAGACAGGGCTTTGGATGCTCTGGCTTGCATACCCGCTCCTCTACGTACCGCATCCAAGCGCCGAACATGATGAGTACTTGCTCGCCCCGCTGTTCCTCTGGCCAATCAAAATCGAAAGCGGTGCTCTTCCCGAGGGAGAGGTTCTTCTTACCCGTCAGAAGGGTGCGCCGCGATTCAATCGCATTGCATGGCAGTGGATACGCCGCAACTTGGATTTCGACCCTCCAGAGCCGACCGGTCACGATCTCCTCGAACTGGCGAGCTTCGACGACCTCCGCAGGTTAGTAGGCCAATCCTGCGGAGGTTTCCGACCAGTGCTTAACACCCGCCTTGGACCTTCCATCGAGGCGGTTCCGGAACGGAATACCTTGGAGCAGGTAAACGAGCCGAAGCTTTTCGATGCAGGCATCGTGGGGCTGATCCAATGGGAGAACATGGAATTGCTCGCTGACCTGGAAAAGCTACACGGAATGGAGGAATTGGAAGGGCCAGCGGGTGACGTTCTCCGAGAGCGAGAGCGGCCACAGGCAACCCCGCTTCAGCCTCCCCCTGAGGTGGAGCGTTTCCTGGTGACAGATTCGGATCATACCCAGGAGATCGCGATATGGATGGCCCGCCGACCCGAGGGTGCCGTAATCCATGGACCGCCTGGCACAGGGAAGTCACAGGTCATCGTCAACATCGTCGCCGACACGCTTGCCCGAGGGGAAAAGGCGCTCGTCGTGTGCCAGAAAAAGGCGGCGCTGGATGTCGTCGCCACCCGGCTGCGGAAAGTTGGTCTGGGAGAGTTATTTATTCAAGTCGACGATGCGGAGAGCGACCGCCGACGTGTTATCGAGATGCTTCGCGACCAAGAGCAGCTAGTTCTTCCATACAATGGCAACGAGCGCACCAGGATTGCGCAGGAAATCGAGCGGATCGAGAAGGAGTTTCAAGAGTATGCCACGGCACTCTTCCACGTCCGTGAGCGCCATGGTGTTAGCTATCGCACGATGCTCGCACGGATTGCTCGCATCGAGCGGGAGCACCCTGATGTCAGACCTCTAGCAGGGATCAGAGAGATATTGAAGCACACAAACGACACGGAGCTTTGCCGACTCCTCGAAGCACTTAAGCAGATAGAGGGCCTATTCTGGGAAGCCGATGTTCCGAACAACCCCTGGTTGCAGGGGCGGGAAGACCTGACTGGCGATCGGTACCAACTCGAACAGATAGAGGGAGATCTTGAGCGGGCGGTACCAGTCGCCGAGAAAGCCGATGAGTGGGCAGGACAGCAGGCATCCGTGGGAGGCGAGCTAGTCGGGTCGCTTGAAGCGATCCGCGACGCAGCGGAGCGTCTTGCACAGCTTTGGCCAGCGTTGGATTCGAGCGTGGTGTCGGAGGTGATACCGCCAAAGGAAGCAGTCTCGCGGATTGAAGATATTGACTATAGGAGAATTGCCAGGGCTGTCGAGAGAGTCATCGCTAAACAAGGGTCACTTTTCCGTATCTTCTCCCGGACATTTTATCGGGATCGACAGATCATCCGAAATTTCGTTGAACGATACGAGTGGTCAAAAGATCCTTTGGCGGGCGAGATCTTTCATCGAATCGCCGAGCAGGCCAGCGCAGCGGCCGCGTGTGAGATAGTCCTGAAGACCCTCGGCAAGTGGTTTAAGGACTCGTATGTGAATTCCCTTTGCAACTCGATCCGCACAGGTTCCGCTGCGGCTCCGTGCCTCCGTAGGCTAAAGGAATATCTTCCGCGTCTCCCCATCTTGTTACGCTACCTGGCTACTGTCTCGGGTCTGGATCAGCGCGGTCGAGAGGTTGTCGGAGCGCTTGAGACCGCATCGGCGGGAATTCCTCGAAATTGGCCGAAGGTAGTCGAGCTGTCTGCGCTGCTAGCCTGGGTTGGGAATGCAGAGAGAGATTCGCCGATCCTGCGGCGCCTTACTCCAGAACTCTACGACGCGAATCGAACGCGTCTCGTCGATTTGGTGAAACAGAAACGGGGCTTGGAGTCGCAAGCAATCCGAGCTCAATGGGCATCGAAATGGCCGACGATCGACCACCGCTGGCGCAGGGGACTTCGTTTTCGAGGTCCTCGCTCACAAAGGCTTCGTGAGATCGTCGAGACAGGGGCTGGCCGGGGACTCTTCGATCTCAGGCCGTGTTGGCTTGTGAACCCCGGAACCGCGAGCCAAATCTTCCCTCTCAGGTCGTCACTTTTCGACGTGGTGATCTTCGATGAGGCCTCCCAGTGTCCCCCGGAATACGCGCTCCCTGCCCTGTACAGGGGGAGACGAACAGCGGTGGCAGGGGATGGAAAACAGTTGCCTCCGACCATGTTCTTCAAGGCGGCGTTTGACTTTGACATTGAGGAGGACGGCGAAGGCGAGACGCATCAAAACGATGGGGAAAGGCAAGCCGAAGATCAAATGGACATTGGAATCGCCTCTGGCGCGGACGATCTCCTATCCCTTGCGCAAGCCCGGCTTCCAGATGCGCACCTCAACGTGCACTATCGGTCGCTCGACCCTGTCCTGATTGCCTTCTCAAATGCCGCCTTCTATAGGAATCGTCTCGAATCGCCTGAGCCCGCTGTGAGGGTCACACAGGAGGGTGGCGCACCCGCGCTCTTCATCGAGCGAGTGGACGGCGTCTACCAAGCTGATCGAACAAATCCGGACGAAGCACGGCGCGTGGCCGCCTTCCTGAAACAATTGTGGCAATCCCCAAGAAATCGGCCGACGGTTGGGGTCGTCACATTCAACGAGGCCCAAAGAGAAACGATCGAAGATCTGCTCGAGACCGAGGCCGCTCGGGACACGGATTTTCGCCTGTCATACGAACGGGAGCTAACCCGCGTGGAGGATGGCGAGGATGTGGGGTTTTTCGTCAAGAGTCTTGAGGCTGTGCAGGGCGATGAACGCGATGTGATCCTTTTCTCGACGACGTACGGCCGGCGCACCGACGGACGGTTCATCCGAAGCACCCTCGGTCCGATCAACAGGCAAGGCGGAGAACGTCGCCTGAACGTTGCCATTACTCGAGCCAAGAGATGGGTCCGAATTTTTACATCACTTCCAGTTCACGAGCTTGCCAGTGCCCTTACTCCAGGCGCGGTCGAGACCGCTGACGCCGCAGGGCGGGCTATGCTTCAGCTTTACTTGGCTTATGCGGAACACATCGCCAAGGGTGAACGGGAAGCAGCCCTAGCGATTCTCGGCCGTGCTCTCGAACTATCTGGCGGCCTCGAAGAGCATCGGGGACCGGTCGGAGCCGAAGAGTCGGAGTTCGAGATCGAAGTGCGAGAAGCGTTGTGCGAGACGCTTGATCTTGAAATCGACCCTCAGGTCAGTTCCGGGTCTTTCCGGATTGATCTGGGTATCCGCGCCCCCGACGGTGGGGGATATATTCTGGGCGTCGAGTGTGATGGAAAGGCCTACCACAGCGCACCTTCAGCCCGGGCTTACGACTATTGGCGACAGGCGGTTCTCGAGCAGCGCGGCTGGAGAATTCACAGGATCTGGTCCACGGCGTGGCGAAACGACCGGGCTAGAGAGATTCATAAGGTCGAACAGCGAATCACCAAAATTCTTCAGTCTTGTCGAAGTTAG
- a CDS encoding M20/M25/M40 family metallo-hydrolase, with protein sequence MASHESLLAHLRQLVGERHPRASPAALQQAEQYLIASFQRSGLPVKTHGFRALGGTYHNVVASLPAVRDKKAPPLLIGAHYDTVAGSPGADDNASGLAVMLEAAEQLAQVQLARPVHFIGFCLEEWNLLGSRAYAAHLRKQGREIRGAIVLECVGFASQTEGSQTQPPIPVKMPATGDFLGVVGNEPAKTLVETIVQAGQQAAAPLKATPLVVPGQGEQFPDTRRSDHASFWVYGFPAVMLTDTANFRNPHYHQPTDTLETLNLEFLAKVAATVTRAAIDIAGLGQQS encoded by the coding sequence ATGGCTTCTCACGAGAGTTTGTTGGCTCACCTCCGGCAATTGGTCGGCGAGCGGCATCCGCGCGCGTCGCCTGCGGCCTTACAGCAGGCAGAACAGTATCTCATCGCGAGCTTTCAACGGTCCGGCTTGCCGGTCAAGACCCATGGATTCCGCGCGCTCGGCGGCACCTACCACAACGTCGTGGCCTCGCTGCCGGCCGTGCGGGACAAAAAGGCGCCGCCGCTCCTGATCGGCGCCCACTACGATACCGTTGCCGGATCGCCCGGCGCCGACGACAACGCGAGCGGCCTGGCCGTCATGCTGGAGGCGGCGGAGCAACTCGCGCAAGTGCAACTGGCCCGACCGGTCCACTTCATCGGGTTTTGCCTCGAAGAGTGGAACCTGTTGGGGAGCCGGGCCTATGCCGCCCATCTGCGGAAACAGGGCCGGGAGATCAGAGGCGCGATCGTGTTGGAATGTGTCGGCTTTGCCTCCCAGACGGAGGGGTCGCAAACGCAGCCGCCAATCCCAGTCAAAATGCCAGCGACCGGCGATTTCCTGGGCGTGGTGGGCAACGAGCCGGCTAAGACGTTGGTGGAGACGATCGTGCAGGCCGGGCAACAGGCGGCCGCTCCGCTCAAGGCCACCCCCCTCGTCGTGCCGGGCCAGGGGGAGCAGTTTCCTGACACGCGCCGGAGCGACCACGCGTCGTTTTGGGTCTACGGCTTTCCCGCCGTCATGCTCACCGACACGGCCAACTTCCGCAATCCCCATTACCACCAGCCGACGGATACGCTGGAGACGCTGAATCTGGAGTTTCTGGCCAAGGTCGCGGCAACCGTCACGAGGGCTGCGATCGACATTGCTGGCTTGGGGCAGCAATCCTAA
- a CDS encoding type II toxin-antitoxin system HicB family antitoxin: MTFYHFEIVVEKESDDVGYAAYSPTLPGCFSNGKTIEEAGGISAKPSNST, encoded by the coding sequence ATGACGTTTTATCATTTCGAAATCGTGGTGGAGAAAGAGTCAGACGATGTGGGCTATGCCGCTTACAGTCCAACGCTGCCGGGCTGTTTCAGCAACGGCAAGACAATCGAGGAGGCAGGCGGAATATCCGCAAAGCCATCCAACAGCACATGA
- a CDS encoding gamma carbonic anhydrase family protein has protein sequence MIRTFQGITPTIPKSCFIEDTGVVIGDVVLGEQCSVWFHAVIRGDVNFIRIGHRTNVQDLCVLHVTHDTAPLVIGDDVTIGHHVVLHGCTVKDRVLIGMGAIIMDGAVIGEDSVVGAGALITERTIVPPKSLVLGSPAKVKRPVTEEELAWIRESAQNYVRYASQYLSDPEKPLGFWV, from the coding sequence ATGATCCGGACATTTCAAGGCATCACGCCGACCATCCCGAAGTCCTGCTTCATCGAGGATACCGGCGTCGTGATCGGCGACGTGGTCCTGGGCGAGCAGTGCAGCGTGTGGTTTCATGCCGTCATCCGCGGCGACGTGAATTTTATCCGAATCGGCCACCGGACCAACGTCCAGGATCTCTGCGTGCTCCACGTCACGCACGACACCGCGCCGCTTGTCATCGGCGATGACGTGACGATCGGCCACCATGTGGTCCTGCACGGCTGCACGGTGAAGGACCGGGTCCTGATCGGCATGGGCGCCATCATCATGGATGGCGCGGTGATCGGGGAAGACTCGGTGGTCGGAGCGGGCGCCTTGATCACCGAACGGACCATCGTCCCACCCAAGAGCCTGGTTCTGGGCTCTCCCGCCAAGGTCAAGCGTCCGGTCACCGAAGAAGAACTGGCCTGGATCAGGGAGTCGGCCCAGAACTACGTCCGCTACGCCAGCCAGTATCTGAGCGATCCGGAGAAGCCGCTCGGCTTTTGGGTCTAG
- the csm6 gene encoding CRISPR-associated ring nuclease Csm6 yields the protein MRDVVVAVCGLTPQVVTETLWALSHRTPPIYPVQIWILTTQAGRDQCLRALLGSKGALARYIREYRPNPVPRCGPNSVILLETADGEPLDDVRSERDSRAIADQIAGFIRKQTSRADTRLHCSVAGGRKTMGVLLAAALQLYGRSDDRLYHVLVPPEFESHPDFYYPPKRSRTLVLRNGRRLNAGTAKIELAELPYVRLRGLLAAEHLTTEATLSGIAATAERRLQLLVDPEPVRVHRGDNALRIGTNRIELSPAGMTIYRALARTKTYHCARPELETCGDCMECYVRFTKDTWAQTKATLAERGGMPVLTNATDDKDVANQFRSLIRKVNGRLERTLGMGSAENPYRIRSGGTRGETVYGLALDKTKIREEG from the coding sequence ATGCGCGACGTCGTGGTGGCGGTCTGTGGGCTCACGCCACAAGTCGTAACCGAAACGCTCTGGGCGCTGTCTCATCGCACCCCGCCCATCTATCCCGTTCAGATCTGGATTCTCACTACGCAAGCCGGTCGCGATCAGTGCCTCCGCGCGCTCCTTGGGTCAAAAGGCGCGCTGGCGCGCTACATCCGCGAGTACCGGCCCAACCCTGTTCCCCGGTGCGGGCCGAACTCCGTCATCCTCTTGGAAACAGCCGACGGCGAGCCGCTGGACGACGTCCGCTCCGAACGGGACAGCCGGGCGATCGCCGATCAGATCGCCGGGTTCATCCGCAAGCAGACGAGCCGAGCCGATACCCGCCTCCACTGCTCTGTCGCCGGCGGCCGCAAGACGATGGGGGTGCTCCTGGCCGCGGCATTGCAATTGTACGGGCGGTCGGACGACCGGCTGTATCACGTGCTGGTTCCGCCGGAGTTCGAATCGCATCCCGACTTCTATTATCCGCCGAAACGCTCACGGACACTGGTGCTCCGCAATGGACGCCGCTTGAATGCCGGGACGGCCAAGATCGAACTGGCGGAATTGCCTTATGTCCGATTGCGCGGCTTGCTGGCCGCGGAGCACCTGACTACTGAGGCAACGCTGAGCGGGATTGCAGCAACCGCCGAACGGAGGCTGCAACTCCTCGTCGATCCGGAGCCGGTTCGGGTTCATCGTGGGGACAATGCCCTACGCATCGGCACGAACCGGATCGAGCTTTCCCCGGCGGGCATGACCATCTACCGGGCATTGGCCAGGACCAAGACGTACCACTGCGCCCGCCCCGAACTGGAAACCTGCGGTGACTGCATGGAGTGTTATGTCCGGTTTACCAAAGACACATGGGCGCAGACAAAGGCGACCCTCGCAGAGCGCGGCGGGATGCCGGTCCTGACGAATGCGACGGACGACAAGGACGTCGCCAACCAATTCCGGTCGCTGATTCGCAAGGTCAACGGCAGGCTCGAACGCACGCTCGGGATGGGGTCGGCCGAGAACCCCTATCGCATCCGCTCCGGCGGCACACGTGGCGAGACGGTCTACGGCCTGGCGCTCGATAAAACCAAGATACGGGAGGAAGGGTGA
- the rimO gene encoding 30S ribosomal protein S12 methylthiotransferase RimO codes for MKHEPRTSSPRSSLSPMPGERIREKGTKIGFVNLGCSKNQVDSEIMLGQLVAGGFELTSRPEQAEVVIINTCGFIEEAKQESINTILEHAELKKTGACRVLIAAGCLAQRYQGDLLQELPELDGIVGTGEFGKIADITRSLLQPKQPAQRSWISPPPFLYDAMAPRIRLGRAHSAYVKIAEGCNRHCTFCAIPIMRGRQRSRSIESIVAEAERLAEEGVQELNLISQDTINYGVDLGLRQGLTLLLRELVKVKDMRWIRPFYLYPQQVTDELLDLYAGEEKITKYIDMPLQHINDAMLIRMRRLGDKAFLTKLVERIRSRIPGVTFRTAFIVGFPGETEAMFDELAQFMEEAAFDRVAVFGYSDEEETPACDLHGKIDQSVIEERRSELLNRQETIALRQSLGKVGSTLSVLVDGLSEDNEFLLEGRHEGQAPEIDGVVYLSESDVEPGEFVQVKITEATAYDLVGQAIEPVRTRSKAGLQTRPGPSAPQARRAPSAPQMRRESSVVPLIMPTKVRAQ; via the coding sequence ATGAAACACGAACCGCGGACATCCTCCCCTCGCTCATCCCTCTCCCCTATGCCTGGGGAGCGGATCAGAGAGAAGGGAACCAAGATCGGCTTCGTCAATCTGGGGTGCTCCAAGAACCAGGTGGACTCCGAGATCATGCTCGGCCAGCTTGTGGCCGGCGGCTTCGAGCTGACGAGCCGTCCCGAACAGGCCGAGGTGGTGATCATCAACACCTGCGGTTTCATCGAGGAGGCCAAGCAGGAATCCATCAACACGATCCTGGAACATGCGGAGCTGAAAAAGACGGGGGCCTGCCGGGTGCTGATCGCGGCCGGCTGTCTCGCGCAGCGCTACCAGGGCGACCTATTGCAGGAGTTGCCGGAGCTGGACGGGATCGTGGGCACCGGCGAGTTCGGCAAGATCGCGGACATCACCCGCTCGCTGCTTCAGCCCAAACAACCGGCGCAGCGGTCCTGGATCAGCCCGCCCCCGTTTCTTTACGACGCGATGGCCCCGCGCATCCGGCTGGGCCGTGCTCACTCCGCCTACGTGAAGATCGCCGAAGGCTGCAACCGCCACTGCACGTTTTGCGCGATCCCGATCATGCGCGGCAGGCAGCGCAGCCGGTCCATCGAGTCGATCGTCGCCGAGGCCGAACGGCTGGCCGAAGAAGGAGTCCAGGAGCTGAACCTCATTTCCCAGGACACGATCAACTATGGGGTGGATCTGGGCCTGCGGCAGGGCCTCACGTTGCTGCTGCGCGAGCTCGTCAAGGTGAAAGACATGCGCTGGATTCGGCCTTTTTACCTCTACCCGCAGCAGGTCACCGACGAGCTATTGGATTTATATGCCGGCGAAGAGAAGATCACCAAATACATCGACATGCCGCTCCAGCACATCAACGACGCCATGTTGATCCGCATGCGCCGGCTCGGCGACAAGGCCTTCCTGACCAAGCTGGTCGAGCGGATTCGCTCCCGCATTCCTGGGGTGACGTTCCGCACGGCCTTCATCGTCGGCTTCCCGGGCGAGACCGAGGCCATGTTTGATGAACTGGCGCAGTTCATGGAAGAGGCGGCCTTCGACCGGGTGGCCGTGTTCGGCTATTCCGACGAGGAGGAGACGCCTGCGTGTGATTTGCACGGCAAGATCGACCAGTCGGTCATCGAAGAGCGGCGGAGCGAGTTGCTGAACCGGCAAGAGACGATTGCGCTGCGTCAGAGCCTGGGTAAAGTTGGTTCCACCTTGTCGGTGCTGGTCGATGGCTTGTCAGAGGACAATGAGTTTCTGCTCGAAGGCCGTCATGAAGGGCAGGCGCCGGAGATCGATGGGGTCGTGTACTTGAGCGAGAGCGATGTCGAGCCCGGCGAGTTCGTGCAGGTGAAAATCACCGAGGCCACCGCTTACGATCTGGTCGGCCAAGCCATTGAGCCGGTCCGGACAAGATCGAAAGCGGGTCTGCAGACCAGGCCCGGACCGTCCGCCCCGCAGGCGCGACGGGCGCCCTCCGCTCCACAGATGCGACGAGAGTCCTCCGTCGTGCCCCTCATCATGCCCACGAAGGTCCGGGCACAGTAG